CAGGGTGCGGACGAGGCCCTCGTAGGACCACGCGGCGTCGAGCCGGACGCCGGCCACCAGCCGGCGGCACGTGGGGAGCGCGTCGAGTTCGGCGCGGCAGGACCGGCAGAGCGCCCGGTCCGGGGCGCCGCACCCGACGCACGCGACCGGCAGGACCAGTCCGAGCACCGCGAGGGCGGCGTCCGTCCAGCGGTCGCGGGGCGGGGGCGGGTCGGGCTGCGCTCGGGTCACGTCCCCATGCTCGGGGTGACCGTCCTGCGGACGCGCGCCGAGGGGACGGGCGGTGGACGGGCCTCCTGTCCGGCCGGCCTGCGGAGGAGGACGGGGTGGGCCGCCCGATCAGCGCTGGACGCCGAGGACGTCCGCGGTGAGCCCGGTCGTGTCCCAGCCGCCGCCGGTGGACCGGAGCACGGACCCGTCCGACATCCGCAGGAGCATCGATCCGCCGTCGCCCCCGACGACCGCGGTCGCCACGCCCTCGGCCTTCGGCAGGGTGCTCGACTGCCCACCGACCGTGGAGCGGACGACCTCCGGACCGGCGTCGGTCTGGGCGACGGACACGACGTCGCTGTCGTTCACCCAGGCCGCGCCGACGGCGTCGCCGCTCGCGGCCTGCACGCGCACCGGCGAGCCGAGGCTCGTCGGCGTCCGGTCGGCGCCGCGCACGACGGCCATCACGTACAGGGCCGGACCGTCCGCGGTCTCGATGAGTGCGAGTGCGCGCGTGGAGTCGCGGGACAGCTGGAACGACACGAGCTTGCCCTGCGGCAGCGTCGTCTTCACGGCGTGCGGGTCGCCGCCGAGGCCGTACGCCGTGACCTGGCCGGTGTCGTCGGACCGGCCGACCCACACGAAGTCGAGGTCGTCGATCGACGGCGGGACGAGTCCCGGCGTCGCGTCGACGCGGAGGGCGTCCTTGCCGCGGGCGACCACGACGCCGCTGGCGTTGCCGACCGCGGCGACCGTGCCGGACGCGGACAGGGCGAGGGACCGCGGGTCGAGCCCGGCGACGGTGTCGGCGAGCCCGCCGCCGAGCGGTGCGACCTTGCCGCCGGCCGTCGCGAAGCCGACCTGGTCGTCCCGGACGACCAGGGGCCGCGGGTCGACGTCGGGGTTGACCTGCGCCGGGGTGCCGTCCTGCTCCGCGCCGGAGAAGGTGGCGCCCTCGAAGGTGATCGAGACCGAGGACACCGACGCGACCGAGGCGAGGGAGCGCGTGAGCTGCTCGCGCATCCGGGCCTTGTCGTCGTTGCTCGAGCTGAGGGCGTCGCTCGACAGGTCGACCAGCGCGGTGCCGTTGTCGATCGTGACCGCGTTCAGGGAGAGCTGCGTGCCCTCCGGGAACGCCGAGACGACGGCGCCCTTCAGCCAGTCAGCGGGTCCGGCGAGCAGGGCGCTCGCGATCCGGGTGCTGGTCGACGAGCGCGCGAGGAACCACCGCTCGTCCGGCACGAGGAACTGGTAGGTGGGGTCGAAGAAGTACAGCGCGTGCTCCTGGAACACGGACTCGAAGCTGACCGGCGTCAGGATGATGCCGTCGGGCGCGTAGGCGATGCGCCACTGGCCGTCCTGCCGGACGAACTGGAACGTCAGGGTGGACGTGGTCGGGCGCACGGCCTGGGTGTACTCGCCGTCCTGGTCGACGGTCGCACTCGCGGTGAGCGTGTAGGTCAGCTCGCGGTCGGCGACCCGCTCGACGGTGCCGCTGCCCTGCAGGATCGTCACGCCGCGGCGCGGGTTCCACTTCTTCGCGAAGCCGTCCGCGAGGAACTCCCGAGCGATCGCGTAGTCGTCCTGGGCGCCCGTGCCCGCGGCGACGAAGCCGCGCAGGATCGCGGTCTGGTCGGATCCGTCGACGGGCTTGTCCGGGCGGAAGTCCACCCCGGAGATCGACTCGTCCTTGACCGACTGGCCGGCGCGCACGGGGCCGTCGGTGGGGATGGCCGCGCAGGCGGTGACCGCGACGACGGTCAGGGCCGCGAGCGCGGTCGCCACCGCGGCACGGAGGGTGTTCCTCATCGTTCCTCCC
The Curtobacterium citreum genome window above contains:
- a CDS encoding GerMN domain-containing protein, which codes for MRNTLRAAVATALAALTVVAVTACAAIPTDGPVRAGQSVKDESISGVDFRPDKPVDGSDQTAILRGFVAAGTGAQDDYAIAREFLADGFAKKWNPRRGVTILQGSGTVERVADRELTYTLTASATVDQDGEYTQAVRPTTSTLTFQFVRQDGQWRIAYAPDGIILTPVSFESVFQEHALYFFDPTYQFLVPDERWFLARSSTSTRIASALLAGPADWLKGAVVSAFPEGTQLSLNAVTIDNGTALVDLSSDALSSSNDDKARMREQLTRSLASVASVSSVSITFEGATFSGAEQDGTPAQVNPDVDPRPLVVRDDQVGFATAGGKVAPLGGGLADTVAGLDPRSLALSASGTVAAVGNASGVVVARGKDALRVDATPGLVPPSIDDLDFVWVGRSDDTGQVTAYGLGGDPHAVKTTLPQGKLVSFQLSRDSTRALALIETADGPALYVMAVVRGADRTPTSLGSPVRVQAASGDAVGAAWVNDSDVVSVAQTDAGPEVVRSTVGGQSSTLPKAEGVATAVVGGDGGSMLLRMSDGSVLRSTGGGWDTTGLTADVLGVQR